The Coraliomargarita parva region ATCAAGATTTGGCAGAGTAATCCCGATGTGAGCCTGCGGAATGTGATCTTTGAAAATGTGCAGGTTCGCGGCACTGGTAAAGACGGTTTAGGGCCTGGGCATGGGATGCCGATCAGCGCCGCAATTAAGGGATGGATTGAGCTGAAGAATGTATCTTTCGAAGACATCAACGGTGTGACTATGATCAACCGAAGCAGTGATTTTGAGATCAGGGAAATGGATTGATATCATTCTCAAGTTGCCAGATTGCCTTTGGCCTGAGTTTTCGCCTTTCATCTGGTATCCGTTCTCTCTGAGAACTGGTGGCTGAACCGGGACTAGCGGAATTCTTTGCGAAAAAAATGCCGGCAGTCTGAATGATTCAGACTGCCGGCACATGCCTTCCCTTTATGGCAGAGTCGTTATTTCGATATTGTCGATGTAAACGCCTGCATTTGGATTTCCTTGCCGATCTCCACTCATGTATACACGGGAATAGCTCTTGAACTCCGTGTCGGCTGCAGATGCCTTGAGCGAGCCATCGACGTAGAGTTTTAGGCTGCCAGTATCGGCTTCCCAATGTAATTCGATTTCGGCAAACGGAGTCGTTGTATTCTGGTGCCCACTATCTGAGTCGTCCAGCTGACTACCGGTTTCATACCAAGTATTCAGTTCCGAAGTCAGGTCGATTTTCCGTATGCTGACAGTTCCGTTGACGCCTATATTTGAGCCGGAATCCCAGTAGGCAATATAGCCGTATTGACCACTGGCATCCAGTAAGCCGACCCAACCGTGGCGCGAGACCTGGGTGTGAATCATATCAAAACTCAGGATCCAATCGGTTTGTAGGGGAATCTCCAGATCACGCTTTAAAACGGCATTACCCACTATAGCATACGGTTGTTCAGCCGATACATTACTGTCTGTTCCCAGTGTTAGAGTGTTTTCTTCGAGTGAGTGAACGACTGACCAGGCGCTGTCGAGGGCGCTCTCACTGCTATAGCTCATTGGCTCTTTGAAGGTATCAAGCGTGCTCACATGGAGATTGTCGATGTAAGTGGCATCTCCTGCGGCGCCGCTGCCGGCTCCGCTGATGACGATTTTAGAGAAGCTGTTAAAGGCCGTGTCGATTGCAGAGGCAACTTCGACGCCATCGACATAGGCGACGAGACTGCCAGTCGAAGCGTCCCAGGTGAGTTCCAGGTGGGCGAGGGGAACCGATGTCGCGGTATGCCCGCTATTGCCACTATCCAGTGTCGTGCCGGTTACATACCAGTCATCCAGCGAGGATGTGAGGTCGAATTTCTTAATGTAGACAGTGCCGTCGGAGCCGGATGCGCCGGATGACCACATGAGCATATAGCCATGCTGCAGGCTGCTGTCCATCAAGCCGACGATTCCTCTTCGGTTCGGATCGCTGTGATACATATCAAATGCGAGCAGCCAATCATTGCTGACCTCGAAATCCAGATCGCGCGAGGCTACGGCGGTGCCTATCATAATGTAAGGTTGGTCGTCAGAAATATTGGTATTCACGCCCAGTCGTAGCGGGTTGCCTCCGAGCGTATCGAGCAAGGGCCAGGCGTCGTCGATTTCAGTTTCAGTGGTGTATTCGATGTTGTCGCTGAAGACGGTTTCTGTGATATGGAGCTTTGTCACATCGACCTGTGTCGTGAGCCAGTCATCGAGCGAACTCGCGCCATAGAAATCGTTATCGAGTAGGGCGACGTTATCCGAACGGTTGATTTTGACTGGGTCTACGACGGCTCCGCTTGGATGGCGTGAGCCAATAATATTTCTGGAAAAAGTGATATCCTTCGACTTGCCTGAGTAGAACACTTCGCCGACATAGCCGCGTCCAGTGTAGCTCGGAAGGCCGTAGTTGGTGAACAGGTTGCCTTCGATCAGGATATCCTTTGTGGCATAATGGGTTTCGTTAATGCTGGTTCCGGACGTGCTGATCAGAATGTTGGATCGGGAGATGTTATCGAAAGTATTGTTCCGAATGATCGATCCACTACCCGAGGCTGATTCAGCCCAGGAATAATCTGGTCCAATGACGACTCCGGGGCCTCTGAGTTGTGCAAAAATATTTCCTTCAACCAATGTATTGTCGGAGTGAAGCATGATGCCTCGTCCCCGGTGGTTCCAGAAGTTGTTATTGAGTATCTGGGATCCCGGCGCACAGATCTCAATATCGGTGCACCAGTCCGGCTTGCTTCTGCCGGATACTGGAGATACGACTGTGCTCAGCGTTTGAATACTGGTATCCAATGTTAGTTTAGTCGCATTCTGCCCATTTGCAGTGGCGTTGCTGGCAGCGGTAATAGTCGGGCTGGCAATCACTTCTCCAGTTTCCGGATTATGGATTTCGATGCGATCACCGGCAGTGTAATATTCATTGCGAACCACATAGATGACTGTAGCCGATGTTTGCTCGATTATGTTTTGGTAAGTTCCTGAATAATTGATCCCGTCATCGCCCATGCCGCTGAAGTCGCAATTGATAGCATTGATGGGCTCCCGGCACCATTTTGCGTGAATTCCATCGGCATTGGTGGATAGAATTTGCCCACTTTTAGGAACTATCGTGCAGTTTTGAACGGTAACCATCCCTTTGTTTCCTTGCATCTGAAATCCTGTTGTCGGTGATGAGTGAATTGTGACATTGTCGATGGTTGCGCTGTTAATCTGTTCTCCCGGGCTGGAGGGGTCCTCGTAGTATTGGGCATTTTTAACGAAAACCGCGGTTGCAGATGTGGCGCCTCTTGGACTGAGAATGAGTGACTGGCCGACCAGATCGTTGGTGACTGTTTCCAAGCTTGTGAGGCGGTAGTTCTGGCCAGAAATTAAGGTCGGATTGACAATCCGGTGTTCGACGGTATCAATGTTAAGCGTTCCATTGTCATACACGTATCCCCAGACAATTCCGCTTTGGAAGGGGGCTGCAGTCGGAAGAGGCATACCGCTGGCGATATCGAGATAAATATAGTTATTAGTTGTATCGACTGACGTGATACTTCCATGGGTATGAGGGAGTGGGTCGTATTCGATGACAAGGTCTTCTAGGGTAATACCTTTGCTCTCGCCTATAATAATGCCACTACTATTCCAGCTTTTCATGACGAGTGTGGCCGTCGGCACGCCTCGAATTGTTAAGTCGTTGGCGTTGCTAATGTAAAGGTGATTACTGGTATTGTTGGGGTTGGCATCGAGGTAATAGGTGCCTTCCGGGATTTCGACCGTAGCCGGGATTCCTGTGCTACTGACATACGAATTCGCGGCAGCGATCGCCGCTCTGATTACGGGGGCGTCGTCATCTGGATCGGTTCGGTAGGATTCGTAATCGGTGATATCGAATACGGAAGGGTCGGCTGAAGCGATGTTCAGCAGGGCAAGCAGCATGATAAAGCCTGCGATACAAGACTTATGCATCTTCATGTATTATTAGGGGTTAGGGGTGTTGTTAATTGGCTACACTTATTTATCGCCAATCGAGATGCAGATTATCTTATGATTGTGAATTAGAATACGAATTCACAGGAGGTCGAACAGTTCAATGGGTAAATACAATAAAGCCTGATTTGTATTCGATTGAGGCCATTGGGTAGAGGCTTCTTGGTTGTCTCTTCTTTCTGGACCGGTTCAGGGTGGTTGGAACTTGCTTTTTGATACGCCAGGATTCGGCTTTGGTTTGAACTGTTCGATTCTGTGGAAGCTCGTCTCGATGTATGCGCTCTATCAGCATGTCGTTTTCTACTTTAGCAAATTCGCTTCTGGCCAGTTAGCCGGTCTACCACAAATCAAGATGTCATCCTGCAATCAGACGCTGTGCTTCCGAGTTCAATCATTTGCTTTGTGAATACTTCAGTGATGTTGAATGCGATAAAGGTCTTAAAACAATGAATACAGATCGAAGAACCCCAAAGCAGATCCGTGCGTTCACTCTTATAGAACTTCTGGTCTGTATAGCGATCATTGCTATTTTGACGGGTATTTTAATACCCGCAGTGGCTAAGGTGAAATCGACTGCGGTTAAATCGGAATGTGCCAGTCGTTTGCGCCATTTGGCCTTGGCCTGTAGAACCTATGCGAATGAGCATAAGGGGATCGGACCCGACCCCAGTGGTGCTTTACGCACAGGTCTGCCTACCTATGCCCTACAACCGCATTTTTATGCCGTTGATGACTTTAATAAAACTCTGGGGCCATATATCGGTAATCGCTTTGATACAATGTATTGTCCGGGGCCTTTGTCGGAGGATCCTCGTGGGATTTATGATCCCGAGGTTCAACGGGTTGCTACAACGCCCAGCGATTACACCAATTACCAGTATTTTAATCGTGATAGCAGCTCGCCAACTTCAGGCGCGCCTAAAGCGGAGTATAGTGTTCTCTTTAAGAATGTTCTCAATTCATCCAACAAGTATGCATTGTGGGGGTGTTTGACATACACGAATGGTTCGACGACCTATAGCCATGACGGAGGTCGAAGCACCACCAGCACAGAAATTACGGGGATGAATGCAAGTTACCCGGATGGCTCCGTGCGCTGGGTTGAATTTGATGAACTTGAAGCCTTTAGTTCGGATGGTCTCTTTCTTTGGCCGAAACCAATGTGATTCGACCTGATTGGATTGTCTCGTTTCCGGTCTGCCGGAGAAGATTTAGACGCGGGGTCCAGTGAGGTGGAGGATCGGGCTGTGGATATCGGCCTTCCGGTCGAGGCCGACACGGAATGCTTTTATCGCCTCGAATGGACTCACTGATTCGGGCTCTCACATCGTATAGAATTGTATCTGACCAGATGTTGTGGGAGATCTTTTAAAAGCCCCATTTAAGAGGTATATCATGAGATGAAAGCCTTGCTTCAAGGGTGGATTGAGCGGACGGGGGATCCCTTCCCGTTTCCGCCGAATTGATCGTGGAGGGCGGGCCTCCGTGACCGCCGCGGCGTTGTAAGTCCGGTGTTGTAAGTGCGGCGTTGTTTACGCAATGCCCGGCAAGATTCGCGGTTGCGACGGAGCGCAACCCTCCAGAGGGGGTGTCGTGATGTTGTGGGACGCGTTGGAGGGCGGGCCTCCGTGACCGCCGCGGTGTTGCAAGTGCGGTGTTGTTTACGCAATGCCCGGCAAGGTTCGCGGTTGCGACGGAGCGCAACCCTCCAGATTGCGTGTCGTGAAGTTGTGGGCTGTGTTGGAGGGCGGGCCTCCGTGACCGCCGCGGTGTTGTCAGTCCGGTTGTCAGCGGTGTTGTCAGCGCGAGGTTTGGCAAGGTTCGCGGTTGCGACGGCGCGCAATCGTCTTATGTGGCTGATTTATTGGTTTTCACGTAAACTTGAGTTGATGTAATCGCTTCTCCGTCTCATATTAACGTATTATTATGCATGCGAGTAAGAGAACTGTCACGATTAGGGATATCGCTGCTGAAGTCGGTTGCTCGCATACGACGGTTTCGTTGGCTTTACGAAATCATCATAAAATTCCTGAGCAGACGCGTGAGAAGATTCGGGCCGTTGCCAAATCCTTGAACTACGAGCCGAATCCTTACGTGCAGACCTTATTGAGTCAGGTGCGTAAAGGACGTGTTGAAGCACAGCGTGCAGGTCTCGCGCTTCTGACAAACTATACACTGAAACGGCGTTGGAAGCTCATGCCGAACAACAATCGGGCGATTCAGGCGGCGTTTAACCGGGCCGAAGAACTGGGCTATCGCTTAGAGGAATTTTCGCTCCAAGAGCCGGGGATGAATCTCGAAAGATTGAGAAAGGTTTTATTGGCTCGTGGAATTCGTGGAATACTGGTGGCTCCGACCGAGCATGATCGGATGCAGTGGAATGTGGATTTAAGCTCATTTTCACTGGTTAGCCTTGGCCAAGGGCTTGAGGGGGTGTCCGTGTCGACCGTATCGCACGACCATGCGCACTCAATGCGTATGGTCATTCGCCGTCTTGTTGCGAAAGGGTTTAAGCGCGTCGGTTGCGCTTTGAATTTCGAGATGGATAACCGGGTTGGAAATGGCTGGAGTGCGCATTTTGCACATTATCAGATGAAGGTTCCGGCTCGAAACCGGATTCCGCTGTTGGATCGTAAAGGACTTGGTGTTCAGGCACTACTAAAGTGGATCGATCAAAATAAATTGGATGCCGTCATCTCAAATCGTTCTGCAGACTATGACGATTTGCTAAAAGCAGGGATTCGGATCCCCGAAGATTTAGGTTTCGCGTGCGTCTCTATTTTACCGGGGCGTGCCGATATTTCGGGGGTTTGTCAGAATAATCATCATGCTGGCGTTCAATCCATTGAGCTGATTGTGCAGATGATTCAGAATAGTCATTTCGGTCTACCGGACGTTCCTCGGTTCATCTATATTCCGGGAGAATGGAACGAAGGCCATACGCTGCCGGCAAATGCGCAACCCGGGTGAGACCATTTTTGGCTCCGTTTTTGCGGACTAACTTCAGCGTGGCAGGTCGAGGCTTCGATGTGCTGCGATGAAGAGGAGTGTTTTCAACGCGATTGTTATGTTATTGCGTGTCTGGTAAGTGCTAGAGCAGATTGCATCCCAGCCAACGCGACTATTTTAATGCAATCTGCTCTATCTGCTTGGTCGTTCACTCTCATATATTTTCTGTGCCTGAGCGGTGAGCGCTTTCACGCGATCAGTATGAGTGGTATCGTCAATGAGGTTCACGTCCTCATTTGGATCGTTGACGAGGTCGAATAGTTCAGGTTTACCCCAGTTCAAGTGATTCAGCTTCCAACGCTCTGTGCGAATGGTAATGATCGGAGGCTGGCCCACATAGCGGTCGTCAGCGGTGAAGACGTTGTGACAGAAATCGTATTGGGAATAGATGTGTGTGCGGGGTGTATAATTCCCGTCCCGCATGAGCGGGGCAAAGCTCCGGCCATCAATTGCGGCGGGGGTCGGTAGTCCGCACAGTTCGCAAAGAGTGGGGTAGAGGTCCACATGTTCGATCAATTCGGAGTGGACTGTCCCGGATTTCTTTTTGTCCGGAAGTCTTATCATTAGCGGAACGCGGATCGCATCCTCAAACATGATGTGTTTCGTCCACATTCGGTGCGCTCCCGCCATTTCGCCATGATCGGAGGTATAGACCACAATAGTGTCCTCCGCTAATCCGGCATCCTCCAGGGCCTGCAGCACACGTCCGACATAATTATCCATTTGACTGATATTGCCGTAATAGCCTGTTAGCGAGTTGCGTAGGCTTGCTTCATCCTGATCATACCAACCTCTTTCTCGTGCGCGGATCAGATGTCCCTCAAAGCCGTTTTGTAACGCTTTCGATGCGCGGTGTGGCAGCTGTAATTTCGCGGGATCGTAGCGCTCATAATATTCCCGCATCGGCACTAAAGGTGTGTGGGGCATGAAGAAGGAAACCCAGGCGCAGAAAGGCTGTTCCGTGTTGCTCTGAGTGTGGAGATATTCGACGGCTTTTTCGGTGTAGAAGTTGTCGCGATAGAAGCGCGCCGGCAAATCCGACGGGGCTCCGTTTTCGCCCCGGCCCTGGTCCTGGTCTTTGGCTAGGATCTGCTTTTCGTCTTCAGTCAGCGTTTGATAGAAATCTTTTATGTAGATACGATGATCGAACCCATGGCGTCGCTTTTCGTTCACGAAGTGCATTTTGCCGATGGCTGCTGTTGTGTAGCCGTGGTCCTTGAAATGGTGTGCGATCGTTCGGACATCGGCAGGAA contains the following coding sequences:
- a CDS encoding right-handed parallel beta-helix repeat-containing protein encodes the protein MHKSCIAGFIMLLALLNIASADPSVFDITDYESYRTDPDDDAPVIRAAIAAANSYVSSTGIPATVEIPEGTYYLDANPNNTSNHLYISNANDLTIRGVPTATLVMKSWNSSGIIIGESKGITLEDLVIEYDPLPHTHGSITSVDTTNNYIYLDIASGMPLPTAAPFQSGIVWGYVYDNGTLNIDTVEHRIVNPTLISGQNYRLTSLETVTNDLVGQSLILSPRGATSATAVFVKNAQYYEDPSSPGEQINSATIDNVTIHSSPTTGFQMQGNKGMVTVQNCTIVPKSGQILSTNADGIHAKWCREPINAINCDFSGMGDDGINYSGTYQNIIEQTSATVIYVVRNEYYTAGDRIEIHNPETGEVIASPTITAASNATANGQNATKLTLDTSIQTLSTVVSPVSGRSKPDWCTDIEICAPGSQILNNNFWNHRGRGIMLHSDNTLVEGNIFAQLRGPGVVIGPDYSWAESASGSGSIIRNNTFDNISRSNILISTSGTSINETHYATKDILIEGNLFTNYGLPSYTGRGYVGEVFYSGKSKDITFSRNIIGSRHPSGAVVDPVKINRSDNVALLDNDFYGASSLDDWLTTQVDVTKLHITETVFSDNIEYTTETEIDDAWPLLDTLGGNPLRLGVNTNISDDQPYIMIGTAVASRDLDFEVSNDWLLAFDMYHSDPNRRGIVGLMDSSLQHGYMLMWSSGASGSDGTVYIKKFDLTSSLDDWYVTGTTLDSGNSGHTATSVPLAHLELTWDASTGSLVAYVDGVEVASAIDTAFNSFSKIVISGAGSGAAGDATYIDNLHVSTLDTFKEPMSYSSESALDSAWSVVHSLEENTLTLGTDSNVSAEQPYAIVGNAVLKRDLEIPLQTDWILSFDMIHTQVSRHGWVGLLDASGQYGYIAYWDSGSNIGVNGTVSIRKIDLTSELNTWYETGSQLDDSDSGHQNTTTPFAEIELHWEADTGSLKLYVDGSLKASAADTEFKSYSRVYMSGDRQGNPNAGVYIDNIEITTLP
- a CDS encoding type II secretion system protein translates to MNTDRRTPKQIRAFTLIELLVCIAIIAILTGILIPAVAKVKSTAVKSECASRLRHLALACRTYANEHKGIGPDPSGALRTGLPTYALQPHFYAVDDFNKTLGPYIGNRFDTMYCPGPLSEDPRGIYDPEVQRVATTPSDYTNYQYFNRDSSSPTSGAPKAEYSVLFKNVLNSSNKYALWGCLTYTNGSTTYSHDGGRSTTSTEITGMNASYPDGSVRWVEFDELEAFSSDGLFLWPKPM
- a CDS encoding LacI family DNA-binding transcriptional regulator, translated to MHASKRTVTIRDIAAEVGCSHTTVSLALRNHHKIPEQTREKIRAVAKSLNYEPNPYVQTLLSQVRKGRVEAQRAGLALLTNYTLKRRWKLMPNNNRAIQAAFNRAEELGYRLEEFSLQEPGMNLERLRKVLLARGIRGILVAPTEHDRMQWNVDLSSFSLVSLGQGLEGVSVSTVSHDHAHSMRMVIRRLVAKGFKRVGCALNFEMDNRVGNGWSAHFAHYQMKVPARNRIPLLDRKGLGVQALLKWIDQNKLDAVISNRSADYDDLLKAGIRIPEDLGFACVSILPGRADISGVCQNNHHAGVQSIELIVQMIQNSHFGLPDVPRFIYIPGEWNEGHTLPANAQPG
- a CDS encoding sulfatase family protein, whose product is MAKNKKNILFLCSDQHQAAAMSCVDHPDALTPNLDRLAGESVRFERAFCQSPVCVPARGSIITGLYPNRHGARVLRDPLPADVRTIAHHFKDHGYTTAAIGKMHFVNEKRRHGFDHRIYIKDFYQTLTEDEKQILAKDQDQGRGENGAPSDLPARFYRDNFYTEKAVEYLHTQSNTEQPFCAWVSFFMPHTPLVPMREYYERYDPAKLQLPHRASKALQNGFEGHLIRARERGWYDQDEASLRNSLTGYYGNISQMDNYVGRVLQALEDAGLAEDTIVVYTSDHGEMAGAHRMWTKHIMFEDAIRVPLMIRLPDKKKSGTVHSELIEHVDLYPTLCELCGLPTPAAIDGRSFAPLMRDGNYTPRTHIYSQYDFCHNVFTADDRYVGQPPIITIRTERWKLNHLNWGKPELFDLVNDPNEDVNLIDDTTHTDRVKALTAQAQKIYESERPSR